In Macadamia integrifolia cultivar HAES 741 chromosome 13, SCU_Mint_v3, whole genome shotgun sequence, one DNA window encodes the following:
- the LOC122059536 gene encoding ankyrin repeat-containing protein At5g02620-like isoform X1 has product MERELYNAVVRGDIEAIGRFESSERLQVTRLENTSLHVAVQIASARSAPYETKAKIEAICDLCPSSSLIGRANSDGDTLLHIAARGGRYDIVEVLISKYSHDIEIGSLLKMVNLKKDTSLHEALKNRHLFDWTYQKEYLEVVKILIKKEPELSNFINVASHESPVFIAAREGLLDFLHVLMNSCCSEYGGPAKMTALHAAVLLREDGEKDGFLSAKKRGITRKTVLDIITKLMKSKPDLIEEEDEFKLTPLHYAANLNSDGKIKDSHERVKMLLDPSLVGDHTSVVYHSDKNGMTALHYAALRGNTLSMDALIQCCPDCFEQVDNRGWTTLHFAVKAGSDATIKYMITKNANLSSISKFMVNKCDKNGDTPLHLAAKIPNLDAMRFLVDLPQVDKRALNKDNLTALDIFKAKGIDDILEKKSLIGNLKSKTGRVSSQAPKIAKNNETQQEGGEDEQRSPKIQDPNREGQDPKKKDREDIGQIREIQLVVATLIATVSFAASFTMPGGYNGDGPDQGMAALNKKAAFQAFVISNTLAMALSSSAIFIHFSATTTGKFIDLKISTNKAAKFIVLANTGMVVAFVCGTYLVLANNKPLAISTTVLGCLFFLVVGGKLLTSIFKYCINPILCNIISPILSNIIGPILCNKYWGVMYFVCCFPICHLCQKCNNKKSKEKDKDKEKPVEEKNPSQSPAEDSM; this is encoded by the exons AGAACGACTGCAAGTAACGCGTCTAGAGAACACAAGCCTTCATGTTGCAGTACAAATAGCATCAGCTCGTTCTGCACCATATGAAACCAAAGCAAAGATCGAAGCGATATGCGATTTATGCCCATCATCATCCCTTATCGGTCGAGCAAACTCAGATGGCGATACTCTGCTACACATCGCCGCAAGGGGAGGACGATATGACATAGTAGAAGTACTCATCAGTAAGTACTCTCATGATATTGAGATTGGATCGTTACTGAAAATGGTGAATTTAAAGAAAGATACGTCTTTGCATGAAGCCCTTAAAAATCGTCACCTTTTTGATTGGACTTATCAGAAGGAGTACCTTGAGGTAGtgaagattttgataaaaaaagaaCCAGAATTGTCCAATTTCATCAATGTAGCTAGTCATGAAAGCCCAGTTTTCATAGCTGCCAGGGAAGGACTGCTCGACTTCTTGCATGTGCTCATGAATTCTTGCTGCTCAGAATATGGTGGTCCTGCCAAAATGACAGCTTTGCACGCAGCAGTTCTTTTAAGGGAAGATG GAGAAAAGGATGGCTTCCTATCAGCAAAGAAAAGAGGAATAACAAGAAAAACAG TTTTAGATATCAtaacaaaattaatgaaaagcaAGCCAGAtctcattgaagaagaagatgaattcAAGCTGACTCCACTTCATTATGCTGCAAACTTGAATTCTGATGGGAAGATCAAGGATTCTCATGAGAGGGTTAAAATGTTGCTAGATCCATCCCTTGTTGGTGATCATACATCAGTAGTGTATCACTCAGACAAAAATGGCATGACAGCCCTTCACTATGCAGCTCTTAGAGGCAATACTTTATCAATGGATGCATTGATTCAATGTTGTCCAGATTGCTTTGAGCAGGTTGACAATAGAGGATGGACTACCCTTCATTTTGCTGTGAAAGCTGGAAGTGATGCTACCATCAAATATATGATTACAAAGAATGCAAATCTTTCCAGCATTTCAAAGTTTATGGTGAACAAGTGTGACAAGAATGGAGACACACCTTTACATCTTGCTGCCAAAATTCCAAATCTTGATGCAATGAGATTTCTTGTGGATCTCCCTCAAGTGGACAAAAGAGCCCTAAACAAAGACAACTTGACTGCTTTGGACATATTTAAAGCTAAGGGAATCGATGACATCTTGGAAAAG AAATCCCTTATAGGCAATTTGAAGAGTAAAACAGGTAGAGTCTCTAGTCAAGCACCAAAGATTGCTAAGAATAATGAGACCCAACAAGAAGGTGGAGAAGATGAGCAGAGGAGCCCAAAGATCCAAGACCCTAATAGAGAAGGGCAAGatccaaaaaagaaagacaGAGAAGACATAGGCCAAATACGTGAAATCCAACTGGTGGTGGCAACCCTCATTGCCACTGTTTCCTTTGCAGCTAGTTTCACAATGCCTGGAGGTTACAATGGTGATGGCCCAGACCAGGGCATGGCAGCTTTAAACAAAAAAGCAGCTTTCCAAGCTTTTGTAATATCAAATACACTGGCCATGGCACTATCGAGTTCTGCTATATTTATCCACTTCAGTGCGACGACGACCGGAAAGTTCATCGACCTGAAAATTTCCACCAACAAAGCAGCTAAATTCATTGTCCTTGCTAACACTGGAATGGTAGTAGCATTTGTGTGTGGTACATATCTAGTTCTAGCCAACAACAAACCACTAGCCATCTCCACAACTGTTCTTGGCTGCTTATTTTTCCTTGTTGTAGGGGGAAAACTATTAACTAGCATTTTTAAGTATTGTATTAATCCTATACTCTGTAATATTATTAGTCCTATACTCAGTAATATTATTGGTCCTATACTCTGTAATAAGTACTGGGGTGTAATgtattttgtttgttgttttcCAATTTGCCACCTTTGCCAAAAGTGTAATAATAAGAAGTCAAAGGAGAAGGACAAGGACAAGGAGAAGCCAGTGGAGGAGAAGAATCCTTCACAGAGTCCTGCAGAAGATTCAATGTAA
- the LOC122059536 gene encoding ankyrin repeat-containing protein At5g02620-like isoform X2, whose amino-acid sequence MNSCCSEYGGPAKMTALHAAVLLREDGEKDGFLSAKKRGITRKTVLDIITKLMKSKPDLIEEEDEFKLTPLHYAANLNSDGKIKDSHERVKMLLDPSLVGDHTSVVYHSDKNGMTALHYAALRGNTLSMDALIQCCPDCFEQVDNRGWTTLHFAVKAGSDATIKYMITKNANLSSISKFMVNKCDKNGDTPLHLAAKIPNLDAMRFLVDLPQVDKRALNKDNLTALDIFKAKGIDDILEKKSLIGNLKSKTGRVSSQAPKIAKNNETQQEGGEDEQRSPKIQDPNREGQDPKKKDREDIGQIREIQLVVATLIATVSFAASFTMPGGYNGDGPDQGMAALNKKAAFQAFVISNTLAMALSSSAIFIHFSATTTGKFIDLKISTNKAAKFIVLANTGMVVAFVCGTYLVLANNKPLAISTTVLGCLFFLVVGGKLLTSIFKYCINPILCNIISPILSNIIGPILCNKYWGVMYFVCCFPICHLCQKCNNKKSKEKDKDKEKPVEEKNPSQSPAEDSM is encoded by the exons ATGAATTCTTGCTGCTCAGAATATGGTGGTCCTGCCAAAATGACAGCTTTGCACGCAGCAGTTCTTTTAAGGGAAGATG GAGAAAAGGATGGCTTCCTATCAGCAAAGAAAAGAGGAATAACAAGAAAAACAG TTTTAGATATCAtaacaaaattaatgaaaagcaAGCCAGAtctcattgaagaagaagatgaattcAAGCTGACTCCACTTCATTATGCTGCAAACTTGAATTCTGATGGGAAGATCAAGGATTCTCATGAGAGGGTTAAAATGTTGCTAGATCCATCCCTTGTTGGTGATCATACATCAGTAGTGTATCACTCAGACAAAAATGGCATGACAGCCCTTCACTATGCAGCTCTTAGAGGCAATACTTTATCAATGGATGCATTGATTCAATGTTGTCCAGATTGCTTTGAGCAGGTTGACAATAGAGGATGGACTACCCTTCATTTTGCTGTGAAAGCTGGAAGTGATGCTACCATCAAATATATGATTACAAAGAATGCAAATCTTTCCAGCATTTCAAAGTTTATGGTGAACAAGTGTGACAAGAATGGAGACACACCTTTACATCTTGCTGCCAAAATTCCAAATCTTGATGCAATGAGATTTCTTGTGGATCTCCCTCAAGTGGACAAAAGAGCCCTAAACAAAGACAACTTGACTGCTTTGGACATATTTAAAGCTAAGGGAATCGATGACATCTTGGAAAAG AAATCCCTTATAGGCAATTTGAAGAGTAAAACAGGTAGAGTCTCTAGTCAAGCACCAAAGATTGCTAAGAATAATGAGACCCAACAAGAAGGTGGAGAAGATGAGCAGAGGAGCCCAAAGATCCAAGACCCTAATAGAGAAGGGCAAGatccaaaaaagaaagacaGAGAAGACATAGGCCAAATACGTGAAATCCAACTGGTGGTGGCAACCCTCATTGCCACTGTTTCCTTTGCAGCTAGTTTCACAATGCCTGGAGGTTACAATGGTGATGGCCCAGACCAGGGCATGGCAGCTTTAAACAAAAAAGCAGCTTTCCAAGCTTTTGTAATATCAAATACACTGGCCATGGCACTATCGAGTTCTGCTATATTTATCCACTTCAGTGCGACGACGACCGGAAAGTTCATCGACCTGAAAATTTCCACCAACAAAGCAGCTAAATTCATTGTCCTTGCTAACACTGGAATGGTAGTAGCATTTGTGTGTGGTACATATCTAGTTCTAGCCAACAACAAACCACTAGCCATCTCCACAACTGTTCTTGGCTGCTTATTTTTCCTTGTTGTAGGGGGAAAACTATTAACTAGCATTTTTAAGTATTGTATTAATCCTATACTCTGTAATATTATTAGTCCTATACTCAGTAATATTATTGGTCCTATACTCTGTAATAAGTACTGGGGTGTAATgtattttgtttgttgttttcCAATTTGCCACCTTTGCCAAAAGTGTAATAATAAGAAGTCAAAGGAGAAGGACAAGGACAAGGAGAAGCCAGTGGAGGAGAAGAATCCTTCACAGAGTCCTGCAGAAGATTCAATGTAA